The following proteins are co-located in the Mesorhizobium australicum WSM2073 genome:
- the nifH gene encoding nitrogenase iron protein has translation MSGLRQIAFYGKGGIGKSTTSQNTLAALVDLGQRILIVGCDPKADSTRLILNSKAQDTVLHLAAQEGSVEDLELQDVLKVGYRGIKCVESGGPEPGVGCAGRGVITSINFLEENGAYDDVDYVSYDVLGDVVCGGFAMPIREGKAQEIYIVMSGEMMALYAANNIAKGILKYAHSGGVRLGGLICNERQTDRELDLAEALASRLNSKLIHFVPRDNIVQHAELRKMSVIQYAPDSKQAGEYRALAEKIHANSGQGTIPTPITMEELEDMLLDFGIMKTDEQMLAELQAKEAAKAAAQ, from the coding sequence ATGTCAGGTCTGCGTCAGATCGCCTTTTACGGCAAGGGCGGCATCGGCAAGTCCACCACCTCCCAAAATACGCTCGCCGCCCTCGTCGACCTCGGGCAGCGAATCCTCATCGTCGGCTGCGACCCCAAAGCGGATTCCACCCGCCTGATCCTGAACTCGAAGGCTCAGGATACTGTCCTGCATCTCGCGGCACAGGAAGGTTCGGTGGAAGACCTCGAGCTTCAGGACGTGCTTAAGGTAGGCTACAGAGGCATCAAGTGCGTGGAGTCCGGCGGCCCGGAGCCGGGTGTGGGCTGCGCCGGCCGCGGCGTCATCACCTCAATCAATTTCCTTGAGGAGAACGGCGCCTACGACGATGTCGACTATGTCTCCTACGACGTGCTCGGGGACGTGGTTTGCGGCGGTTTCGCGATGCCGATCCGCGAGGGCAAGGCGCAGGAAATCTATATCGTCATGTCCGGGGAGATGATGGCGCTCTATGCCGCCAATAATATCGCCAAGGGCATCCTGAAATATGCACATTCGGGCGGTGTTCGGCTCGGCGGACTGATCTGTAACGAGCGTCAGACCGACCGTGAGCTTGACCTGGCCGAAGCACTGGCTTCCAGGCTCAACTCCAAGCTCATCCACTTCGTGCCGCGCGACAACATCGTCCAGCACGCCGAGCTCAGAAAGATGTCAGTGATCCAATATGCGCCCGACTCCAAGCAGGCCGGAGAATACCGCGCGCTGGCTGAGAAGATACATGCGAATTCTGGCCAGGGTACCATCCCGACCCCGATTACCATGGAGGAGCTCGAGGACATGCTGCTCGATTTCGGCATCATGAAAACCGACGAGCAGATGCTTGCCGAGCTCCAGGCCAAGGAAGCGGCAAAGGCGGCAGCCCAGTAA
- a CDS encoding NifX-associated nitrogen fixation protein encodes MFDPALSLAVDEDEVALASPFLKCLVRLIRAQDSYGAWEGKADRELLAAFIITKEQRRGIPIIGDPDPDVLWRLDMFYTAIGLAIEERCGLMASPIMELSREGFGRVLFTTGRLVALSKTLRDVHRFGFETLRKLAGAGTKLVSDAIAAIETYPEVARA; translated from the coding sequence ATGTTCGACCCTGCCCTTAGCCTTGCTGTCGATGAGGATGAGGTGGCGCTTGCCAGCCCGTTTCTCAAATGCCTCGTGCGGCTAATACGTGCTCAGGACTCTTACGGCGCGTGGGAAGGCAAAGCGGACCGCGAACTGCTGGCCGCCTTCATCATCACCAAGGAACAGCGCCGTGGGATCCCCATCATAGGCGATCCCGACCCGGACGTCCTGTGGAGGCTAGATATGTTTTATACCGCCATTGGGCTTGCGATCGAGGAGCGCTGCGGCCTGATGGCATCGCCGATCATGGAGCTGAGCCGTGAAGGCTTTGGGCGCGTGCTTTTCACGACTGGGCGGCTGGTCGCTCTGTCGAAGACGCTGCGCGACGTCCACCGGTTCGGCTTCGAGACGTTGCGGAAGCTCGCCGGGGCCGGCACGAAGCTGGTCAGCGACGCAATCGCAGCCATCGAAACCTATCCCGAGGTGGCGCGTGCGTGA
- the nifX gene encoding nitrogen fixation protein NifX has translation MSPMRRFSLVTDEVHRPMRERQVGALRVAIATQDVKQLNAHFGSAKRFVIYDMTREEWELVEVIEFDDVSDESGKHHSERDDRITPKIKALKGCHLLFCLAIGGPSAAKLVSAKIHPIKVRHTQSIQEVLVRTQLMLRTCPPPWLRKVLAEAGVQKPSFEDED, from the coding sequence GTGAGCCCGATGCGTCGCTTCTCACTCGTCACTGACGAGGTTCACCGTCCGATGCGTGAACGACAAGTAGGCGCTTTGCGGGTGGCAATCGCTACCCAGGACGTCAAGCAACTCAACGCCCATTTCGGGTCGGCCAAGCGCTTTGTCATCTACGATATGACGCGCGAGGAGTGGGAGCTTGTGGAAGTCATCGAGTTCGACGACGTCTCTGACGAAAGTGGGAAACATCACTCCGAGAGGGATGACCGCATCACACCGAAGATAAAAGCGCTGAAGGGCTGCCACCTCCTGTTTTGCCTGGCGATCGGTGGACCTTCGGCAGCCAAGCTTGTTTCGGCAAAAATCCATCCGATCAAGGTGCGGCATACTCAGAGCATCCAAGAGGTGCTGGTTCGCACGCAGCTGATGCTCAGGACCTGCCCTCCACCTTGGCTGCGCAAGGTCCTGGCTGAGGCAGGCGTACAGAAGCCGTCCTTTGAAGACGAGGACTGA
- the nifK gene encoding nitrogenase molybdenum-iron protein subunit beta produces the protein MPQSAEKILDHAPLFREPEYRQMLAEKKLNFECPHPDQIVADQGEFTKTWAYREKNLARQALVINPAKACQPLGAVFAAAGFERTMSFVHGSQGCVAYYRSHLSRHFKEPASAVSSSMTEDAAVFGGLKNLVDGLANTYQLYDPKMIAVSTTCMAEVIGDDLHSFIENAKDEKSVPSDFDVPFAHTPAFVGSHIDGYDGMLKGILEHFWKGQERTEAKGTINVIPGFDGFCVGNNRELKRLLDMMGVSYTFIQDASDQFDTPSDGEYRMYDGGTKIEEVKGALDAEATLSLQHYNTRKTLDYCGQVGQATASFHYPLGVQATDELLMKVSALSGKEIPEAIRLERGRLVDAMADSQSWLHGKKYAIYGDPDFVYAMARFVMETGGEPTHCLATNGSSAWQAELQELLDASPFGADAQVWAGKDLWAMRSLLFTEPVDLLIGNSYGKYLERDTGTPLIRLTFPIFDRHHHHRFALMGYQGGLRVLTTILDKIFDKLDRETSQTGVTDYSYDLTR, from the coding sequence ATGCCGCAGTCGGCCGAAAAGATTCTCGACCACGCTCCGCTGTTCCGCGAGCCGGAATACAGGCAGATGCTCGCCGAGAAGAAGCTGAATTTCGAATGTCCGCACCCGGATCAGATCGTTGCCGATCAGGGTGAATTCACCAAGACCTGGGCGTACCGCGAAAAGAACCTCGCCCGACAAGCGCTTGTGATTAATCCCGCCAAGGCCTGCCAGCCGCTCGGCGCGGTGTTCGCGGCCGCAGGCTTCGAGCGGACCATGTCCTTCGTCCACGGTAGCCAGGGCTGCGTGGCCTACTACCGCTCTCATCTATCGCGCCATTTCAAGGAGCCTGCTTCGGCAGTTTCCTCCTCGATGACGGAGGACGCGGCAGTGTTCGGGGGCCTGAAGAACCTGGTCGACGGGCTCGCCAACACATACCAGCTTTACGACCCCAAGATGATCGCAGTGTCGACGACTTGTATGGCCGAGGTCATAGGCGACGACCTGCACAGCTTCATCGAGAACGCCAAAGACGAAAAGTCGGTGCCGAGCGACTTTGACGTGCCCTTCGCCCACACGCCGGCCTTCGTCGGCAGCCATATCGACGGCTATGACGGCATGCTGAAGGGCATTCTAGAGCACTTCTGGAAAGGCCAGGAGCGCACGGAGGCCAAGGGAACCATCAACGTCATTCCGGGCTTCGACGGCTTCTGCGTCGGCAACAACCGGGAACTCAAACGCCTGCTCGATATGATGGGTGTGTCCTACACCTTCATCCAGGACGCCTCTGACCAGTTCGACACGCCATCGGACGGGGAATACCGCATGTATGACGGCGGCACGAAGATCGAAGAGGTGAAGGGGGCACTCGACGCCGAGGCAACGCTTTCGCTCCAGCACTACAACACCCGAAAAACGCTCGACTATTGCGGGCAAGTTGGGCAGGCCACGGCTTCCTTCCATTATCCGCTCGGCGTCCAGGCGACCGACGAATTGCTGATGAAGGTGTCGGCGCTTTCCGGCAAGGAAATCCCCGAGGCAATCCGACTGGAGCGCGGCCGACTGGTTGATGCCATGGCCGACAGCCAATCCTGGCTGCACGGCAAGAAGTACGCGATCTACGGCGACCCGGACTTCGTGTACGCCATGGCCCGCTTCGTCATGGAGACCGGCGGCGAGCCGACACATTGCCTGGCCACCAACGGCTCCTCGGCCTGGCAAGCCGAGTTGCAGGAGCTGCTTGACGCCTCGCCCTTCGGCGCGGATGCCCAGGTCTGGGCCGGCAAGGACCTGTGGGCGATGCGGTCGCTGCTCTTCACCGAGCCGGTCGACCTGCTGATCGGCAATTCCTATGGCAAGTATCTGGAGCGTGACACCGGCACGCCGCTGATCCGCCTGACGTTTCCGATCTTCGACCGGCACCATCACCATCGTTTTGCGCTCATGGGCTATCAAGGCGGATTGCGCGTGCTGACCACGATCCTCGACAAGATCTTCGACAAACTCGATCGCGAGACGAGCCAGACGGGCGTGACGGACTATTCCTATGACCTCACCCGCTGA
- a CDS encoding MFS transporter, which produces MTESATGLIETVLHGPETPDRLSPPAWGAVISLALGTFGLVAAECLPASVLTLIAHDLGISVDAVGYAITATGIAAAISAPTMAIITKRLDRRTVLWAMMLLQILSNLLVAVGSSLPVLLAARVMLGIALGGFWSISASLAIRLVPNHLLPRAMSIILAGVSVALVCVPAFGAVVGGSLGWRVAFTLTAVLNAVTLLVLLLTMPTLPPVEMAGFRSLLDAAKDPTIKVALLVVLLVASGHFTSFSYIRVFLETTPKLGTNGIWILLLLSGISGFFGSFAGAFLAKHSLKAVAALPSFLMAIAAVSLLKFGASTYASAIAVSVWGFAFGAVPVGLQTWILLRAVPEQAESAAVLMTSTFQVAIAAGAIFGGLLLNDPDHVTGVFAYTAIATLLAALTVFVFDPKHAT; this is translated from the coding sequence ATGACCGAATCGGCGACGGGTCTTATCGAAACTGTTCTGCACGGCCCAGAAACGCCGGATCGACTATCTCCTCCCGCATGGGGTGCGGTCATTTCGCTTGCTTTGGGCACCTTCGGGCTGGTGGCGGCAGAGTGTCTGCCAGCCAGCGTGCTGACGCTGATAGCGCACGATCTCGGTATCTCAGTGGATGCGGTTGGATATGCGATCACAGCGACGGGCATTGCTGCGGCGATCTCAGCGCCGACGATGGCCATTATTACAAAGCGCCTGGACCGCAGGACCGTCCTGTGGGCAATGATGCTGCTTCAGATCCTGTCCAACCTCCTGGTGGCAGTCGGGTCGTCGCTGCCGGTTTTGCTGGCAGCACGCGTTATGCTCGGCATTGCGCTCGGAGGCTTCTGGTCGATTTCGGCATCGCTGGCGATACGGCTCGTTCCAAATCATCTTCTGCCGCGCGCCATGTCAATCATCCTCGCCGGCGTTTCGGTCGCTCTCGTATGCGTGCCTGCATTCGGCGCCGTCGTCGGCGGCAGCTTGGGATGGCGAGTGGCCTTCACGCTCACCGCAGTGCTTAATGCTGTTACGCTGCTGGTGCTGCTTTTAACGATGCCGACGCTGCCTCCGGTTGAAATGGCTGGATTCCGCAGTCTGCTGGATGCGGCCAAAGATCCGACCATCAAGGTCGCACTTTTGGTCGTACTGCTGGTCGCTTCTGGGCACTTCACCAGCTTCAGCTATATTCGGGTCTTCCTCGAGACGACTCCCAAGCTCGGTACCAACGGGATCTGGATATTGTTGCTCCTTTCTGGCATAAGCGGCTTCTTCGGCAGTTTTGCCGGAGCATTCCTGGCCAAACACAGTCTCAAGGCAGTCGCGGCCCTGCCATCCTTCCTTATGGCGATAGCCGCTGTCTCGTTGCTGAAGTTTGGAGCATCGACCTATGCCTCGGCGATTGCGGTTTCCGTATGGGGCTTTGCCTTCGGCGCGGTGCCGGTGGGGTTGCAGACTTGGATACTGCTGCGTGCCGTCCCCGAGCAGGCCGAAAGCGCCGCCGTGCTGATGACCTCAACGTTCCAGGTAGCCATCGCAGCCGGCGCGATTTTCGGCGGACTGCTGCTGAATGATCCCGACCACGTCACGGGTGTCTTTGCCTACACCGCAATTGCCACATTGCTCGCGGCACTCACAGTGTTCGTATTCGACCCGAAACACGCAACCTAA
- the nifD gene encoding nitrogenase molybdenum-iron protein alpha chain gives MSLEYENDGALHAKLIEEVLSQYPDKAAKRRKKHLSVAKSGDQAGGESEILSECDVKSNIKSIPGVMTIRGCAYAGSKGVVWGPVKDMVHISHGPVGCGQYSWSQRRNYYVGTTGIDTFGTMQFTSDFQEKDIVFGGDKKLEQIIDEIELLFPLNNGITVQSECPIGLIGDDTEAVSRKKAKEYEKTIVPVRCEGFRGVSQSLGHHIANDSIRDWVFDKKDVDFEAGAYDVNVIGDYNIGGDAWASRILLEEIGLRVVGNWSGDATLAEIERAPKAKLNLIHCYRSMNYICRHMEEKYGVAWMEYNFFGPSQIETSLRKIAKHFGSEIEEKVEKVIAKYRPLVDAVISKYRPRLEGNTVMLYVGGLRPRHVITAYEDLGMVIVGTGYEFAHNDDYQRTGHYAKNGTLIYDDVTGYELEKFIEGVRPNLVGSGIKEKYPVQKMGIPFRQMHSWDYSGPYHGYDGFAIFARDVDLAINNPVWDLYQAPWKQGPSRGQAMAAE, from the coding sequence ATGAGCCTGGAATACGAGAATGATGGTGCTCTCCATGCGAAGCTTATTGAGGAGGTGCTATCGCAATATCCGGACAAAGCGGCGAAGCGCCGCAAAAAGCATCTCAGCGTCGCAAAGAGCGGGGACCAGGCCGGCGGGGAAAGCGAGATCCTTTCCGAATGCGACGTCAAATCGAACATCAAGTCCATTCCGGGAGTGATGACCATACGCGGCTGCGCCTATGCCGGTTCAAAGGGCGTGGTCTGGGGTCCGGTCAAGGATATGGTCCATATCTCGCACGGCCCCGTCGGTTGCGGCCAATATTCCTGGTCACAGCGCCGCAACTACTACGTCGGAACAACGGGCATCGACACGTTCGGGACAATGCAGTTCACATCCGATTTCCAGGAGAAAGACATTGTCTTCGGCGGTGACAAGAAACTGGAACAGATCATCGATGAGATCGAGCTACTGTTTCCGCTGAATAACGGCATCACGGTGCAATCCGAATGCCCGATCGGTCTCATTGGCGATGACACCGAGGCAGTTTCTCGCAAGAAGGCCAAGGAGTACGAAAAGACTATCGTGCCGGTGCGCTGCGAGGGCTTCCGCGGCGTCTCGCAATCACTCGGCCACCATATCGCCAATGACTCCATCCGCGACTGGGTCTTCGACAAGAAGGACGTCGATTTCGAGGCCGGTGCTTACGACGTCAACGTGATCGGCGACTACAATATTGGCGGCGACGCGTGGGCCTCGCGCATCCTGCTTGAGGAGATAGGATTGCGCGTGGTCGGCAACTGGTCCGGTGACGCGACACTGGCCGAGATCGAGCGCGCCCCGAAGGCCAAGCTCAATCTCATCCACTGCTACCGGTCGATGAACTACATCTGCCGGCATATGGAGGAAAAGTATGGCGTCGCCTGGATGGAGTACAATTTCTTCGGACCGTCCCAGATCGAGACCTCCCTGCGTAAAATAGCCAAGCATTTCGGCTCCGAAATCGAGGAGAAAGTCGAGAAGGTCATCGCCAAGTACAGACCGCTTGTCGACGCCGTCATCTCAAAGTACCGGCCGCGCCTCGAAGGCAATACCGTCATGCTCTACGTCGGCGGCCTGCGCCCCCGCCACGTCATCACAGCTTACGAAGACCTCGGCATGGTCATCGTTGGCACCGGCTACGAGTTCGCTCACAACGATGACTATCAACGCACGGGCCATTACGCAAAGAATGGCACCCTGATCTATGACGACGTTACCGGCTATGAGTTGGAGAAGTTCATCGAGGGAGTTCGCCCCAACCTGGTTGGCTCTGGCATCAAGGAAAAATACCCCGTGCAGAAGATGGGTATCCCGTTCCGTCAAATGCACTCCTGGGACTATTCGGGACCTTATCATGGCTATGACGGCTTCGCCATTTTCGCGCGCGACGTGGATCTTGCGATCAACAATCCGGTCTGGGACCTCTACCAGGCACCTTGGAAACAAGGCCCGTCCCGCGGGCAGGCGATGGCTGCCGAATAG
- the nifN gene encoding nitrogenase iron-molybdenum cofactor biosynthesis protein NifN has translation MTRILPQTKSASVNPLKSSQPLGAALAFLGIDGAVPLFHGAQGCTSFALVLFVRHFKETIPLQTTAMDEITTILGGSDNLEEAILNLKSRTTPKLIGVCTTALVETRGEDCAGGVADIRLKRAKDLAGTEIVLANTPDFTGALEEGWANAVTAMIEAVTRPGERARQSKKLAILPGWNLTVADLEHLREIVESFGLQSVILPDLSGSLDGTVPDHWVPTTYGGTSIEDIRELGTAGHCIAIGEHMRRPAEVLYKATGVPYVLFQSLTGLKGADQFVSLLSAISGQPVPASVRRRRAQLQDALLDGHFHFGGKKIAIAAEPDQLYQFGAFFVDMGSAITAAVTTTDMSKILEKVPAESIQVGDLGDLESLASGADLLVTHSHGRQASKRLGIPLMRIGFPVFDRLGSQHRLSILYQGTRDLVFEVANLFQADRRAPTPDELDPFRNRQTPGEPDASLLTRH, from the coding sequence ATGACCCGCATCCTTCCCCAAACCAAATCAGCCTCGGTCAATCCACTGAAATCGTCACAGCCGCTTGGTGCCGCCTTGGCGTTTCTCGGCATTGACGGCGCAGTGCCGCTGTTCCACGGCGCCCAAGGCTGCACCAGCTTCGCCCTCGTGCTGTTCGTGCGGCATTTCAAGGAAACGATTCCCCTACAGACGACCGCGATGGATGAAATAACAACCATCCTCGGCGGGTCGGACAATCTGGAAGAGGCCATCCTCAACCTCAAGAGCCGCACGACGCCAAAGCTGATTGGGGTCTGCACGACGGCCCTGGTGGAAACCCGAGGCGAAGATTGCGCAGGCGGCGTCGCCGACATCAGGCTGAAACGGGCGAAAGACCTCGCCGGCACGGAAATCGTCCTGGCCAACACGCCTGATTTCACCGGCGCCCTCGAAGAGGGCTGGGCCAACGCTGTAACCGCGATGATCGAAGCTGTTACGCGACCTGGCGAACGGGCGCGCCAGTCCAAAAAACTTGCAATCTTGCCCGGCTGGAACCTCACCGTGGCTGACCTCGAGCATTTGCGCGAGATCGTCGAAAGCTTTGGCCTGCAATCGGTGATCTTGCCAGACCTTTCAGGCTCGCTCGACGGTACCGTGCCAGACCACTGGGTCCCCACCACCTATGGCGGAACGAGCATCGAGGATATCCGCGAGCTCGGCACGGCCGGGCACTGCATCGCGATCGGCGAGCATATGCGCCGCCCGGCCGAGGTTCTCTACAAGGCGACCGGCGTGCCTTACGTGCTGTTTCAGTCGCTGACCGGATTGAAGGGCGCCGATCAGTTCGTTTCGCTGCTGTCGGCTATTTCTGGCCAGCCTGTGCCGGCAAGCGTCCGCCGTCGGCGGGCGCAACTGCAAGATGCGTTGCTCGACGGACATTTCCACTTCGGAGGCAAGAAAATTGCGATCGCTGCTGAACCAGACCAACTCTATCAATTCGGAGCGTTCTTCGTCGACATGGGCTCCGCAATCACGGCGGCCGTCACGACGACCGATATGTCGAAAATTCTGGAAAAGGTACCGGCGGAGTCGATTCAGGTCGGCGATCTCGGCGATCTGGAATCACTTGCAAGCGGCGCTGATCTTCTGGTCACCCATTCACATGGACGCCAGGCCTCGAAACGCCTTGGCATTCCGCTTATGCGCATCGGCTTCCCCGTCTTCGACCGGCTTGGCAGCCAGCACAGGCTCTCGATCCTCTATCAAGGGACCCGTGATCTGGTCTTCGAGGTTGCCAACCTGTTCCAAGCCGACCGGCGTGCGCCGACGCCTGATGAGCTCGATCCATTCCGCAACCGCCAAACGCCAGGTGAGCCCGATGCGTCGCTTCTCACTCGTCACTGA
- the nifE gene encoding nitrogenase iron-molybdenum cofactor biosynthesis protein NifE — MTALSAKIQDVFDEPACDKNRGKDAKARKEGCARPLTPGAAAGGCAFDGAKIVLQPITDVAHLVHAPLACEGNSWDNRGAASSGPTLWRTSFTTDLTEFDVVMGRGERKLFKAIRQITETYAPAAVFVYSTCVTALIGDDIEAVCKRAAEKFGLAVVPVNAPGLAGSKNLGNKLAAEALLDHVIGTVEPDDAGPYDINILGEFNLCGEFWLVKPLLDRLGIRVRACIPGDARYRDVASGHSARAAMVVCSTALITLARKMEERWGIPFFEGSFYGISDTSEALRRIAKLLVRKGADPEILDRAETLIAEQEAVAWKKLEAYRPRLQGKRVLLNTGGVKSWSVVHALMEIGMEIVGTSVKKSTPEDKVRIQQMLKDDNHMFEQMSARDLYAILSGGKADIMLSGGRTQFVALKAKTPWLDINQERQHPYAGYDGMVELVRQIDLAIHNPIWRQVRERPPWDCQPDGKHQLPSANNDTATTRAVQNFAATTRTISAVEEIL, encoded by the coding sequence ATGACCGCGCTCAGTGCCAAGATCCAAGACGTTTTCGACGAGCCCGCCTGCGACAAGAACCGTGGCAAGGACGCCAAGGCGCGCAAGGAAGGCTGCGCACGGCCGCTGACGCCGGGAGCGGCAGCGGGCGGCTGCGCCTTCGACGGGGCCAAGATCGTCCTGCAGCCGATCACTGACGTTGCCCACCTGGTGCATGCGCCGCTCGCCTGCGAGGGAAATTCCTGGGACAACCGCGGTGCAGCTTCGTCCGGGCCAACCTTGTGGCGCACAAGCTTCACGACCGACCTCACCGAATTCGATGTGGTGATGGGGCGGGGGGAGCGGAAGCTCTTCAAGGCGATCCGCCAAATCACGGAGACCTATGCGCCCGCAGCAGTCTTTGTCTATTCGACCTGCGTGACGGCGCTCATCGGCGACGATATCGAGGCCGTCTGCAAACGCGCCGCCGAAAAGTTCGGCCTGGCCGTGGTTCCCGTCAACGCGCCGGGCTTGGCTGGCTCCAAGAACCTCGGCAACAAGCTTGCCGCGGAGGCGTTGCTCGACCATGTCATCGGCACGGTGGAACCCGACGACGCCGGCCCGTATGACATCAACATCCTTGGTGAATTCAACCTTTGCGGCGAATTCTGGCTGGTAAAGCCGCTCCTGGATCGGCTCGGGATCCGGGTGCGCGCCTGCATTCCGGGCGACGCGCGCTATCGCGACGTAGCTTCCGGGCACAGCGCCCGGGCGGCCATGGTGGTGTGCTCGACGGCCCTCATCACTCTAGCCCGCAAGATGGAGGAGCGCTGGGGAATCCCCTTCTTCGAAGGCTCCTTCTACGGGATCTCGGACACTTCGGAGGCACTTCGCAGAATTGCCAAGCTGCTGGTGAGGAAAGGTGCCGATCCGGAGATCCTGGACCGCGCAGAGACGCTGATTGCCGAGCAGGAGGCGGTTGCATGGAAGAAGCTTGAGGCCTACCGGCCGCGGCTCCAAGGCAAGCGCGTGCTGCTCAACACAGGCGGTGTGAAGTCCTGGTCGGTCGTCCATGCGCTGATGGAGATCGGCATGGAGATCGTGGGCACCTCGGTCAAGAAATCCACGCCCGAAGACAAGGTGCGCATCCAACAGATGCTCAAGGACGACAACCATATGTTCGAGCAGATGTCAGCGCGCGACCTTTACGCCATCCTCTCTGGAGGCAAGGCCGATATCATGCTGTCTGGCGGGCGCACGCAATTCGTCGCGCTGAAGGCCAAGACGCCCTGGCTCGACATCAATCAGGAGCGCCAGCACCCTTACGCCGGTTATGACGGCATGGTGGAACTCGTACGCCAGATCGACCTCGCCATTCACAACCCGATCTGGCGCCAGGTGCGCGAGCGACCCCCGTGGGATTGCCAGCCCGATGGGAAGCACCAATTGCCCAGCGCCAACAATGACACGGCGACGACGCGCGCTGTCCAGAATTTCGCTGCCACCACGCGGACGATTTCGGCTGTCGAGGAAATCCTATGA